The Panicum virgatum strain AP13 chromosome 5K, P.virgatum_v5, whole genome shotgun sequence genome has a window encoding:
- the LOC120710153 gene encoding glycylpeptide N-tetradecanoyltransferase 1-like, producing MGAPKQKWTSEEEEALRRGVLKHGAGKWRTIQKDPEFSPVLSSRSNIDLKDKWRNLSFSASGMGSRDKTRGPRTTGPSCSPLSTSQASSQASVAPVANKVAEAPPGAEKKQQEVKPHPKYGAMILEALSELNEPNGTELTEICSFIEQRHLVPTTFRRVIGTKLRRLVDSKKIEKVDTKSYRLADSFATRTPAPIKASAPKQKDPSKPSKVSKNLGLFATSSPALEAAMAAAAKVADAEVKAHDAHDQMMEAERILKMAEKTESLLTIAAEIYDRCSRGEITTLNPPQREVSSSSPPPPPPPPTKSPQTLPPIRAQIAMAAPNSNDAASASGAAPAGEEDTSIEALARRVQEHMTLASNPTARRHKFWETQPVGQFRDAADASLPDGPIEPPTPLSEVRADPYPLPAAFEWLTCDLDDDALLADLYSLLAHNYVEDDENMFRFNYSPAFLRWALKPPSFFRAWHIGVRAKESKRLVAFISGVPARIRARDDVVRMAEINFLCVHKKLRSKRLAPVLIREVTRRVHQENIWQAAYTAGVVLPTPITTCRYWHRSLNPKKLIDVGFSRLGPRMTMSRTVRLYKLPDAPLTPGFRRMELRDVAAVTRLLRAYLAKFVVAPDFDEVDVEHWLLPQEDVVDSYLVESPETHEVTDFCSFYTLPSSVLNNANYATLKAAYSYYNVSTKTPLQQLMNDALIVAKQKNYDVFNALDVMENESFLKELKFGPGDGQLHYYLYNYRIRNGIKPSELGLVLL from the exons GACAAATGGAGGAATCTAAGTTTCAGTGCAAGTGGAATGGGTTCAAGGGACAAAACAAGGGGTCCAAGGACAACTGGACCCTCATGTTCCCCATTGTCTACCTCACAGGCTTCCTCACAGGCTTCGGTTGCCCCAGTGGCAAATAAAGTTGCTGAAGCTCCACCAGGAGCTGAGAAAAAGCAACAGGAAGTGAAACCTCATCCAAA GTATGGTGCCATGATCCTGGAAGCTCTTTCGGAGTTGAATGAGCCAAATGGTACAGAACTTACTGAAATCTGCAGCTTCATAGAG CAAAGACATCTAGTGCCAACAACCTTTAGAAGAGTGATTGGTACAAAGTTACGGCGGCTTGtagattcaaaaaaaattgaaaag GTTGATACTAAGTCCTATAGGCTCGCCGATTCCTTTGCGACGAGAACTCCAGCTCCAATAAAAGCTTCAGCTCCAAAACAGAAGGATCCATCCAAGCCATCGAAGGTGTCAAAGAACCTAGGATTGTTTGCCACCTCCAGCCCTGCACTAGAGGCAGCCATGGCCGCAGCAGCCAAAGTAGCTGATGCAGAGGTGAAAGCACATGATGCACATGATCAGATGATGGAGGCAGAAAGGATCCTCAAGATGGCTGAGAAGACGGAGTCTCTCCTCACGATTGCAGCAGAGATCTATGATCGAT GTTCAAGGGGAGAGATAACCACATTAAATCCGCCGCAAAGGGAGGTCT CGTcgtcgtcccccccccccccccccccccccccaaccaaaTCCCCCCAAACCCTACCGCCGATCCGGGCCCAgatcgccatggccgcccccAACAGCAACGATGCCGCCAGCGCCAGCGGCGCCGcacccgccggcgaggaggacaCCTCCATCGAGGCGCTGGCGCGGCGCGTGCAGGAGCATATGACCCTCGCCTCCAaccccaccgcccgccgccacaAGTTCTGGGAGACTCAGCCCGTCGGCCAGTtccgcgacgccgccgacgcgtcGCTCCCGGATGGCCCCATCgagccgcccacgccgctctcCGAGGTGCGCGCCGACCCCTACCCGCTCCCCGCCGCCTTCGAGTGGCTCACCTGCGATCTCGACGATGACGCGCTCCTCGCCGACCTCTACTCGCTGCTCGCCCACAACTACGTCGAGGACGACGAGAACATGTTCCGCTTCAACTACTCCCCGGCCTTCCTCCGCTGGGCGCTCAAGCCGCCCTCCTTCTTCCGCGCCTGGCACATCGGCGTCCGTGCCAAGGAGTCCAAGAGGCTCGTCGCCTTCATCTCGGGCGTCCCCGCGCGCATCCGCGCCCGCGATGACGTCGTCCGCATGGCCGAGATCAACTTCCTCTGCGTCCACAAGAAGCTTCGATCCAAACGCCTCGCACCCGTCCTCATCCGCGAGGTCACCCGCCGCGTCCACCAGGAGAACATCTGGCAGGCTGCATACACCGCAGGGGTCGTCCTCCCGACCCccatcaccacctgccgctACTGGCACCGATCCCTCAACCCCAAGAAGCTCATTGATGTTGGGTTTTCTCGCCTTGGTCCGCGCATGACCATGAGCCGCACTGTCCGGCTCTACAAGCTGCCTGATGCGCCGCTCACCCCTGGATTCCGCCGGATGGAGCTGCGGGATGTTGCTGCTGTCACAAGGCTGCTGAGGGCCTACCTTGCAAAGTTTGTGGTGGCGCCGGATTTCGATGAGGTGGATGTGGAGCACTGGCTGCTGCCCCAGGAGGATGTGGTTGACAGCTACCTTGTTGAGAGCCCTGAGACGCATGAGGTCACAGATTTCTGCAGCTTTTACACGCTGCCGTCATCTGTGCTGAACAATGCTAACTATGCGACgctcaaggctgcatactcgtATTACAATGTTTCCACCAAAACCCCATTGCAGCAGCTGATGAACGATGCGCTGATTGTTGCCAAGCAGAAGAACTATGATGTTTTCAATGCTCTTGATGTCATGGAGAACGAGTCATTCCTCAAGGAGCTCAAGTTTGGTCCTGGAGATGGGCAGCTCCACTATTACCTCTACAACTACCGGATTCGCAATGGCATCAAGCCTTCGGAGCTTGGCCTTGTACTGCTATAG
- the LOC120707792 gene encoding probable magnesium transporter NIPA9: MWESVALTLAGTAGNNIGKVLQKKGTHILPPLSLKLKVVKAYAFNQLWISGFLMDMCGAALMLTALSQAPVSVVQPIAGCGLAILCVFSHFYLKEVMNGLDWVAITLAGLGTIGVGVGGEEQKVDQIPLFNIPWLLLSVVILFVLLNTWLHMYKKQRREQELTGPEVIEEIIYGLESGILFGISSVISKMGFVMSEMGFPKLVVPAAISCSVCCSAIGFVYQTRGLKHGRAIVVSTCTSVASIVSGVVAGMIALDEHLPKAPMARFFLLLGWFFIITGVILLVSSTRLIARLPRPVQKFLKSNMERTHSIRRPSSARGKDPIPTTTIHTSSLHLLTSPTKEKA; encoded by the exons aTGTGGGAGTCGGTGGCGCTGACGCTGGCGGGCACCGCCGGCAACAACATCGGCAAGGTCCTCCAGAAGAAGGGCACCCAcatcctccctcccctctccctcaAGCTCAAG GTGGTCAAGGCGTACGCGTTCAACCAGCTCTGGATCAGCGGGTTCCTCATGGACATGTGCGGCGCCGCGCTCATGCTCACCGCGCTGTCCCAGGCCCCG GTCTCCGTCGTGCAGCCCATTGCCGGCTGCGGGCTCGCGATACTCTGCGTCTTCTCCCACTTTTACCTCAAGGAGGTCATGAATGGCCTCGATTGGGTTGCCATCACGCTAGCTGGTCTCGGCACCATAG GAGTTGGTGTTGGAGGCGAGGAACAGAAAGTTGATCAGATACCTCTTTTCAATATACCGTGGCTACTGCTCTCCGTTGTCATCTTGTTT GTACTGCTCAACACTTGGCTTCATATGTATAAAAAGCAAAGGCGTGAGCAAGAGTTG ACTGGACCTGAAGTGATTGAGGAGATCATATATGGCTTAGAATCAGGCATCTTGTTTGG GATTTCTTCAGTGATCTCTAAGATGGGATTTGTGATGTCCGAGATGGGTTTTCCAAAGCTTGTTGTGCCTGCTGCCATTTCTTGTAGTGTTTGCTGTAGTGCCATCGGATTTGTGTATCAG ACTCGAGGGCTCAAGCATGGGAGGGCAATTGTTGTATCTACATGTACATCAGTGGCATCTATAGTGTCTGGTGTGGTAGCTGGCATGATTGCACTTGACGAACATCTACCTAAAGCTCCCATGGCTCGGTTTTTTCTTTTACTTGGATG GTTCTTCATTATCACAGGAGTGATACTACTTGTTAGTTCAACCAGATTGATTGCACGTCTACCTAGGCCTGTGCAGAAGTTTTTGAAGAGCAACATGGAGCGCACCCACAGTATTAGGAGGCCCAGTTCAGCACGAGGGAAGGACCCCATCCCAACCACAACGATCCATACATCGTCACTACATCTACTTACTTCTCCAACAAAGGAGAAGGCCTAG